In the Ostrinia nubilalis chromosome 7, ilOstNubi1.1, whole genome shotgun sequence genome, one interval contains:
- the LOC135073128 gene encoding ras-associated and pleckstrin homology domains-containing protein 1-like isoform X3 has product MAQAPMLPFLLILAATRCRSASVNGYHNGNGATQFGELLKPPPPPPLSPIAPVPFHGGSGRLQRQNLDTGYHYQPPPPPPPPPLPPSTEFKFPAPFYKQYNFNFVPPPQPFSTTPSPTLFQKVSGWLFSSQQTNYDAGSNNVAPAPIKKDCNPCNLVPWIPVIRYNVGAKNIFSSSNPTYGPPSPTGYLEPQKVVEYKPQPFQTPHQNLPQLSTGIPHAEYGLPVISHPNSFNGPSSTYGPPISTYGPPSPTHTVDVSSPNALSSTYSQPSNSYGAPSSSYSAPSSSYGVPSSSYGAPSSSYNAPSHSSSTSINYPTSPFSSHSSTHGGSSTSFSISSSSFATPSPSYGFSESTTYSSVTPLYEPELLNSQLPQQNDIGVSNQPELSGDFQLPKVTPPTTFRNSYGELIPNNYISDIPYPVSATAAESMKIKTEVLPNSTPLSSQNASLALANPAPFTLNRGRNIHTLQPVALPNLSVSPLPPIFNARPFRPTSPKFPTILVQGINSMQQNSNNVKIEQSVPLAEFTHSVDYPASFVQSPVIDVDVPPKTRNETKAYRNIPNAFILNELRDISSQATEDHAAKTLQDSSFESTGTDVGNELYDSGIPMGFKLRNVPSANKNKFADLRGIKDEDVDKYRTESNLQYIDSPLLYLKPSAPHKEHGNFVLAISTPINDHDYEIYDESPTTATPQISTPQSAWDEGRNDYNEPPPTAAQESIDRPKIVQIIVPYTSGRNQEDWEYTQDEYYRARKMPSNTENSILSTVTENYNTPSTTTEESTQSVPDNYDAERIKTAEILNDLYDVKEPPFDIIKLQHTIDDWTEQEYSEHYKTPQRTRGFEKYAKQIPDEYFTTTMPTNYVTSNDYNYDFNDHEGSSSIQHSVTEDQNYIPNSHKPRKEYNVIARNRTTHSNRQEEKAREIEKLHIYTAASTFRSTTTTPAPWVNDLENRGASSNMTWPEGSPQKHTTNLDEVLTDTTTADLHSNSET; this is encoded by the exons ATGCTGCCATTCCTGCTAATTCTAGCAGCAACCAGATGTAGAAGCGCATCTGTCAACGGATATCATAATGGAAACGGTGCTACGCAGTTCGGAGAACTCTTGAAGCCGCCTCCGCCACCACCGCTATCTCCAATAGCCCCAGTGCCATTCCACGGAGGATCAGGAAGGCTACAGCGGCAGAATCTAGACACTGGTTACCATTACCAACCCCCTCCACCCCCACCGCCTCCCCCTCTCCCACCATCAACCGAATTCAAATTCCCTGCCCCATTTTACAAACAGTACAACTTTAATTTCGTCCCACCTCCTCAGCCATTCTCTACGACGCCATCTCCCACGTTGTTCCAAAAAGTTTCAGGCTGGTTGTTTTCCTCACAACAGACAAATTACGATGCAGGGTCAAATAATGTAGCACCAGCCCCAATAAAAAAAGATTGCAATCCTTGCAATTTAGTGCCATGGATACCAGTAATAAGATACAATGTTGgagctaaaaatatattttcaagcTCAAATCCTACTTATGGACCACCAAGTCCCACAGGTTACCTTGAACCACAAAAAGTAGTAGAGTATAAGCCACAGCCTTTCCAAACTCCGCACCAGAATCTTCCACAACTATCAACTGGTATTCCACATGCAGAATATGGTCTACCCGTAATATCTCATCCTAATAGTTTTAATGGTCCCAGCTCCACATACGGGCCTCCCATTTCTACTTATGGACCACCAAGCCCAACGCATACGGTGGACGTGTCGTCTCCTAATGCCTTAAGTTCAACTTACTCCCAACCAAGTAACTCTTATGGAGCGCCTAGCTCATCTTATAGTGCACCTAGTTCATCATACGGTGTTCCAAGCTCATCATATGGTGCCCCTAGTTCATCCTACAATGCACCTAGTCATAGTTCTTCAACGTCGATTAATTACCCTACTTCTCCATTCAGTTCACACAGTTCAACACATGGTGGATCAAGCACTTCCTTTAGTATATCAAGTTCATCTTTTGCGACCCCTTCTCCTTCTTATGGATTTTCAGAATCTACAACGTATTCATCAGTAACTCCCCTTTATGAACCAGAGTTATTAAACAGTCAGTTACCACAACAAAATGATATTGGTGTATCAAATCAACCAGAGCTTTCAGGAGACTTCCAATTACCTAAAGTGACACCACCAACGACTTTCAGAAACTCTTATGGAGAACTTATTCCTAATAATTATATATCGGATATTCCTTACCCAGTATCAGCTACCGCTGCTgaatcaatgaaaataaaaactgaAGTGTTGCCAAATAGCACGCCCTTATCGTCACAAAATGCATCTTTAGCATTAGCAAATCCAGCACCTTTTACGTTAAATAGAGGAAGAAACATTCACACTTTGCAACCGGTTGCTTTACCAAATCTGAGTGTGTCTCCATTACCGCCCATATTTAATGCAAGACCATTTAGACCCACAAGTCCAAAATTCCCTACAATATTAGTTCAGGGAATAAACTCTATGCAACAAAATTCCAACAATGTTAAGATTGAACAAAGTGTTCCCCTTGCTGAGTTTACACATTCAGTTGATTATCCAGCTTCCTTTGTCCAATCACCAGTAATTGATGTAGACGTTCCTCCTAAGACTCGAAATGAAACCAAAGCCTATAGAAATATACCAAatgcttttattttaaatgaactcaGAGATATATCTTCGCAAGCTACAGAAGATCACGCAGCTAAAACTCTTCAAGACTCGAGTTTTGAAAGTACAGGTACTGACGTTGGAAATGAATTATATGACTCAGGAATACCTATGGGATTTAAACTAAGAAACGTTCCTAgtgcaaacaaaaataaatttgcTGATTTGAGGGGAATTAAGGACGAGGACGTAGACAAATACAGGACAGAAAGCAACTTACAGTATATAGACTCTCCTCTATTATAtctgaaaccaagtgctccacATAAAGAACATGGAAATTTTGTGTTAGCTATATCAACGCCAATAAATGATCATGACTACGAAATATACGACGAGAGTCCAACAACGGCTACACCGCAGATTTCCACTCCTCAGAGTGCTTGGGACGAGGGCAGGAATGATTATAATGAACCTCCTCCAACAGCAGCGCAAGAGAGCATAGACCGTCCCAAAATTGTGCAAATCATTGTCCCGTACACATCTGGTCGTAATCAAGAGGATTGGGAATATACACAAGACGAATATTATCGAGCCCGAAAAATGCCATCTAATACAGAAAACTCAATTCTCAGTACAGTCACAGAGAACTATAATACTCCTAGCACAACTACAGAAGAATCAACACAAAGTGTGCCAGATAACTATGATGCAGAACGTATAAAAACAGCCGAGATACTTAACGATTTATACGATGTCAAAGAACCACCATTTGATATAATTAAATTGCAACACACGATTGATGATTGGACAGAACAAGAATATTCTGAGCATTACAAAACTCCACAAAGGACGCGTGGTTTTGAGAAATATGCTAAGCAGATTCCTGATGAATATTTTACGACTACAATGCCAACAAACTATGTTACTAGCAACGATTACAACTACGATTTTAATGACCACGAGGGTTCAAGCAGTATACAACATTCCGTGACGGAAGATCAAAATTATATTCCAAATTCACATAAACCACGCAAAGAGTACAATGTTATAGCTCGAAACCGAACTACACATAGCAATAGACAAGAGGAAAAGGCGAGGGAGATCGAAAAACTGCATATCTACACTGCGGCTTCCACTTTTAGAAGCACTACCACTACGCCCGCCCCTTGGG tAAATGATTTGGAGAATAGAGGTGCCAGCAGTAATATGACGTGGCCAGAAGGTTCTCCCCAGAAACATACCACTAACCTGGACgag gTCTTAACCGATACCACGACTGCAGATCTTCATAGCAACTCGGAGACGTAG
- the LOC135073128 gene encoding uncharacterized protein LOC135073128 isoform X1 → MAQAPMLPFLLILAATRCRSASVNGYHNGNGATQFGELLKPPPPPPLSPIAPVPFHGGSGRLQRQNLDTGYHYQPPPPPPPPPLPPSTEFKFPAPFYKQYNFNFVPPPQPFSTTPSPTLFQKVSGWLFSSQQTNYDAGSNNVAPAPIKKDCNPCNLVPWIPVIRYNVGAKNIFSSSNPTYGPPSPTGYLEPQKVVEYKPQPFQTPHQNLPQLSTGIPHAEYGLPVISHPNSFNGPSSTYGPPISTYGPPSPTHTVDVSSPNALSSTYSQPSNSYGAPSSSYSAPSSSYGVPSSSYGAPSSSYNAPSHSSSTSINYPTSPFSSHSSTHGGSSTSFSISSSSFATPSPSYGFSESTTYSSVTPLYEPELLNSQLPQQNDIGVSNQPELSGDFQLPKVTPPTTFRNSYGELIPNNYISDIPYPVSATAAESMKIKTEVLPNSTPLSSQNASLALANPAPFTLNRGRNIHTLQPVALPNLSVSPLPPIFNARPFRPTSPKFPTILVQGINSMQQNSNNVKIEQSVPLAEFTHSVDYPASFVQSPVIDVDVPPKTRNETKAYRNIPNAFILNELRDISSQATEDHAAKTLQDSSFESTGTDVGNELYDSGIPMGFKLRNVPSANKNKFADLRGIKDEDVDKYRTESNLQYIDSPLLYLKPSAPHKEHGNFVLAISTPINDHDYEIYDESPTTATPQISTPQSAWDEGRNDYNEPPPTAAQESIDRPKIVQIIVPYTSGRNQEDWEYTQDEYYRARKMPSNTENSILSTVTENYNTPSTTTEESTQSVPDNYDAERIKTAEILNDLYDVKEPPFDIIKLQHTIDDWTEQEYSEHYKTPQRTRGFEKYAKQIPDEYFTTTMPTNYVTSNDYNYDFNDHEGSSSIQHSVTEDQNYIPNSHKPRKEYNVIARNRTTHSNRQEEKAREIEKLHIYTAASTFRSTTTTPAPWGKILTSISPLTKEKVYVVTSKPWRDSRNVTNDWYAVESFESKKTDNDNVVSASDNLPFKSPRFVNRPSLGFSSEESNSMKSDSSYGFSKSWYQSINDLENRGASSNMTWPEGSPQKHTTNLDEVLTDTTTADLHSNSET, encoded by the exons ATGCTGCCATTCCTGCTAATTCTAGCAGCAACCAGATGTAGAAGCGCATCTGTCAACGGATATCATAATGGAAACGGTGCTACGCAGTTCGGAGAACTCTTGAAGCCGCCTCCGCCACCACCGCTATCTCCAATAGCCCCAGTGCCATTCCACGGAGGATCAGGAAGGCTACAGCGGCAGAATCTAGACACTGGTTACCATTACCAACCCCCTCCACCCCCACCGCCTCCCCCTCTCCCACCATCAACCGAATTCAAATTCCCTGCCCCATTTTACAAACAGTACAACTTTAATTTCGTCCCACCTCCTCAGCCATTCTCTACGACGCCATCTCCCACGTTGTTCCAAAAAGTTTCAGGCTGGTTGTTTTCCTCACAACAGACAAATTACGATGCAGGGTCAAATAATGTAGCACCAGCCCCAATAAAAAAAGATTGCAATCCTTGCAATTTAGTGCCATGGATACCAGTAATAAGATACAATGTTGgagctaaaaatatattttcaagcTCAAATCCTACTTATGGACCACCAAGTCCCACAGGTTACCTTGAACCACAAAAAGTAGTAGAGTATAAGCCACAGCCTTTCCAAACTCCGCACCAGAATCTTCCACAACTATCAACTGGTATTCCACATGCAGAATATGGTCTACCCGTAATATCTCATCCTAATAGTTTTAATGGTCCCAGCTCCACATACGGGCCTCCCATTTCTACTTATGGACCACCAAGCCCAACGCATACGGTGGACGTGTCGTCTCCTAATGCCTTAAGTTCAACTTACTCCCAACCAAGTAACTCTTATGGAGCGCCTAGCTCATCTTATAGTGCACCTAGTTCATCATACGGTGTTCCAAGCTCATCATATGGTGCCCCTAGTTCATCCTACAATGCACCTAGTCATAGTTCTTCAACGTCGATTAATTACCCTACTTCTCCATTCAGTTCACACAGTTCAACACATGGTGGATCAAGCACTTCCTTTAGTATATCAAGTTCATCTTTTGCGACCCCTTCTCCTTCTTATGGATTTTCAGAATCTACAACGTATTCATCAGTAACTCCCCTTTATGAACCAGAGTTATTAAACAGTCAGTTACCACAACAAAATGATATTGGTGTATCAAATCAACCAGAGCTTTCAGGAGACTTCCAATTACCTAAAGTGACACCACCAACGACTTTCAGAAACTCTTATGGAGAACTTATTCCTAATAATTATATATCGGATATTCCTTACCCAGTATCAGCTACCGCTGCTgaatcaatgaaaataaaaactgaAGTGTTGCCAAATAGCACGCCCTTATCGTCACAAAATGCATCTTTAGCATTAGCAAATCCAGCACCTTTTACGTTAAATAGAGGAAGAAACATTCACACTTTGCAACCGGTTGCTTTACCAAATCTGAGTGTGTCTCCATTACCGCCCATATTTAATGCAAGACCATTTAGACCCACAAGTCCAAAATTCCCTACAATATTAGTTCAGGGAATAAACTCTATGCAACAAAATTCCAACAATGTTAAGATTGAACAAAGTGTTCCCCTTGCTGAGTTTACACATTCAGTTGATTATCCAGCTTCCTTTGTCCAATCACCAGTAATTGATGTAGACGTTCCTCCTAAGACTCGAAATGAAACCAAAGCCTATAGAAATATACCAAatgcttttattttaaatgaactcaGAGATATATCTTCGCAAGCTACAGAAGATCACGCAGCTAAAACTCTTCAAGACTCGAGTTTTGAAAGTACAGGTACTGACGTTGGAAATGAATTATATGACTCAGGAATACCTATGGGATTTAAACTAAGAAACGTTCCTAgtgcaaacaaaaataaatttgcTGATTTGAGGGGAATTAAGGACGAGGACGTAGACAAATACAGGACAGAAAGCAACTTACAGTATATAGACTCTCCTCTATTATAtctgaaaccaagtgctccacATAAAGAACATGGAAATTTTGTGTTAGCTATATCAACGCCAATAAATGATCATGACTACGAAATATACGACGAGAGTCCAACAACGGCTACACCGCAGATTTCCACTCCTCAGAGTGCTTGGGACGAGGGCAGGAATGATTATAATGAACCTCCTCCAACAGCAGCGCAAGAGAGCATAGACCGTCCCAAAATTGTGCAAATCATTGTCCCGTACACATCTGGTCGTAATCAAGAGGATTGGGAATATACACAAGACGAATATTATCGAGCCCGAAAAATGCCATCTAATACAGAAAACTCAATTCTCAGTACAGTCACAGAGAACTATAATACTCCTAGCACAACTACAGAAGAATCAACACAAAGTGTGCCAGATAACTATGATGCAGAACGTATAAAAACAGCCGAGATACTTAACGATTTATACGATGTCAAAGAACCACCATTTGATATAATTAAATTGCAACACACGATTGATGATTGGACAGAACAAGAATATTCTGAGCATTACAAAACTCCACAAAGGACGCGTGGTTTTGAGAAATATGCTAAGCAGATTCCTGATGAATATTTTACGACTACAATGCCAACAAACTATGTTACTAGCAACGATTACAACTACGATTTTAATGACCACGAGGGTTCAAGCAGTATACAACATTCCGTGACGGAAGATCAAAATTATATTCCAAATTCACATAAACCACGCAAAGAGTACAATGTTATAGCTCGAAACCGAACTACACATAGCAATAGACAAGAGGAAAAGGCGAGGGAGATCGAAAAACTGCATATCTACACTGCGGCTTCCACTTTTAGAAGCACTACCACTACGCCCGCCCCTTGGGGTAAAATTCTAACTTCTATATCCCCTTTAACTAAAGAGAAGGTTTATGTTGTTACATCAAAACCGTGGCGAGACTCGCGGAATGTAACAAATGACTGGTATGCAGTAGAGTCGTTTGAATCTAAAAAGACTGACAACGATAACGTTGTGTCTGCTTCAGACAACTTGCCTTTTAAATCCCCTAGGTTTGTAAATAGACCCTCATTAGGATTTTCTTCCGAAGAAAGTAACTCTATGAAGTCAGATTCTTCATATGGCTTTTCTAAAAGCTGGTATCAGAGCA tAAATGATTTGGAGAATAGAGGTGCCAGCAGTAATATGACGTGGCCAGAAGGTTCTCCCCAGAAACATACCACTAACCTGGACgag gTCTTAACCGATACCACGACTGCAGATCTTCATAGCAACTCGGAGACGTAG
- the LOC135073128 gene encoding uncharacterized protein LOC135073128 isoform X2, with the protein MAQAPMLPFLLILAATRCRSASVNGYHNGNGATQFGELLKPPPPPPLSPIAPVPFHGGSGRLQRQNLDTGYHYQPPPPPPPPPLPPSTEFKFPAPFYKQYNFNFVPPPQPFSTTPSPTLFQKVSGWLFSSQQTNYDAGSNNVAPAPIKKDCNPCNLVPWIPVIRYNVGAKNIFSSSNPTYGPPSPTGYLEPQKVVEYKPQPFQTPHQNLPQLSTGIPHAEYGLPVISHPNSFNGPSSTYGPPISTYGPPSPTHTVDVSSPNALSSTYSQPSNSYGAPSSSYSAPSSSYGVPSSSYGAPSSSYNAPSHSSSTSINYPTSPFSSHSSTHGGSSTSFSISSSSFATPSPSYGFSESTTYSSVTPLYEPELLNSQLPQQNDIGVSNQPELSGDFQLPKVTPPTTFRNSYGELIPNNYISDIPYPVSATAAESMKIKTEVLPNSTPLSSQNASLALANPAPFTLNRGRNIHTLQPVALPNLSVSPLPPIFNARPFRPTSPKFPTILVQGINSMQQNSNNVKIEQSVPLAEFTHSVDYPASFVQSPVIDVDVPPKTRNETKAYRNIPNAFILNELRDISSQATEDHAAKTLQDSSFESTGTDVGNELYDSGIPMGFKLRNVPSANKNKFADLRGIKDEDVDKYRTESNLQYIDSPLLYLKPSAPHKEHGNFVLAISTPINDHDYEIYDESPTTATPQISTPQSAWDEGRNDYNEPPPTAAQESIDRPKIVQIIVPYTSGRNQEDWEYTQDEYYRARKMPSNTENSILSTVTENYNTPSTTTEESTQSVPDNYDAERIKTAEILNDLYDVKEPPFDIIKLQHTIDDWTEQEYSEHYKTPQRTRGFEKYAKQIPDEYFTTTMPTNYVTSNDYNYDFNDHEGSSSIQHSVTEDQNYIPNSHKPRKEYNVIARNRTTHSNRQEEKAREIEKLHIYTAASTFRSTTTTPAPWGKILTSISPLTKEKVYVVTSKPWRDSRNVTNDWYAVESFESKKTDNDNVVSASDNLPFKSPRFVNRPSLGFSSEESNSMKSDSSYGFSKSWYQSINDLENRGASSNMTWPEGLNRYHDCRSS; encoded by the exons ATGCTGCCATTCCTGCTAATTCTAGCAGCAACCAGATGTAGAAGCGCATCTGTCAACGGATATCATAATGGAAACGGTGCTACGCAGTTCGGAGAACTCTTGAAGCCGCCTCCGCCACCACCGCTATCTCCAATAGCCCCAGTGCCATTCCACGGAGGATCAGGAAGGCTACAGCGGCAGAATCTAGACACTGGTTACCATTACCAACCCCCTCCACCCCCACCGCCTCCCCCTCTCCCACCATCAACCGAATTCAAATTCCCTGCCCCATTTTACAAACAGTACAACTTTAATTTCGTCCCACCTCCTCAGCCATTCTCTACGACGCCATCTCCCACGTTGTTCCAAAAAGTTTCAGGCTGGTTGTTTTCCTCACAACAGACAAATTACGATGCAGGGTCAAATAATGTAGCACCAGCCCCAATAAAAAAAGATTGCAATCCTTGCAATTTAGTGCCATGGATACCAGTAATAAGATACAATGTTGgagctaaaaatatattttcaagcTCAAATCCTACTTATGGACCACCAAGTCCCACAGGTTACCTTGAACCACAAAAAGTAGTAGAGTATAAGCCACAGCCTTTCCAAACTCCGCACCAGAATCTTCCACAACTATCAACTGGTATTCCACATGCAGAATATGGTCTACCCGTAATATCTCATCCTAATAGTTTTAATGGTCCCAGCTCCACATACGGGCCTCCCATTTCTACTTATGGACCACCAAGCCCAACGCATACGGTGGACGTGTCGTCTCCTAATGCCTTAAGTTCAACTTACTCCCAACCAAGTAACTCTTATGGAGCGCCTAGCTCATCTTATAGTGCACCTAGTTCATCATACGGTGTTCCAAGCTCATCATATGGTGCCCCTAGTTCATCCTACAATGCACCTAGTCATAGTTCTTCAACGTCGATTAATTACCCTACTTCTCCATTCAGTTCACACAGTTCAACACATGGTGGATCAAGCACTTCCTTTAGTATATCAAGTTCATCTTTTGCGACCCCTTCTCCTTCTTATGGATTTTCAGAATCTACAACGTATTCATCAGTAACTCCCCTTTATGAACCAGAGTTATTAAACAGTCAGTTACCACAACAAAATGATATTGGTGTATCAAATCAACCAGAGCTTTCAGGAGACTTCCAATTACCTAAAGTGACACCACCAACGACTTTCAGAAACTCTTATGGAGAACTTATTCCTAATAATTATATATCGGATATTCCTTACCCAGTATCAGCTACCGCTGCTgaatcaatgaaaataaaaactgaAGTGTTGCCAAATAGCACGCCCTTATCGTCACAAAATGCATCTTTAGCATTAGCAAATCCAGCACCTTTTACGTTAAATAGAGGAAGAAACATTCACACTTTGCAACCGGTTGCTTTACCAAATCTGAGTGTGTCTCCATTACCGCCCATATTTAATGCAAGACCATTTAGACCCACAAGTCCAAAATTCCCTACAATATTAGTTCAGGGAATAAACTCTATGCAACAAAATTCCAACAATGTTAAGATTGAACAAAGTGTTCCCCTTGCTGAGTTTACACATTCAGTTGATTATCCAGCTTCCTTTGTCCAATCACCAGTAATTGATGTAGACGTTCCTCCTAAGACTCGAAATGAAACCAAAGCCTATAGAAATATACCAAatgcttttattttaaatgaactcaGAGATATATCTTCGCAAGCTACAGAAGATCACGCAGCTAAAACTCTTCAAGACTCGAGTTTTGAAAGTACAGGTACTGACGTTGGAAATGAATTATATGACTCAGGAATACCTATGGGATTTAAACTAAGAAACGTTCCTAgtgcaaacaaaaataaatttgcTGATTTGAGGGGAATTAAGGACGAGGACGTAGACAAATACAGGACAGAAAGCAACTTACAGTATATAGACTCTCCTCTATTATAtctgaaaccaagtgctccacATAAAGAACATGGAAATTTTGTGTTAGCTATATCAACGCCAATAAATGATCATGACTACGAAATATACGACGAGAGTCCAACAACGGCTACACCGCAGATTTCCACTCCTCAGAGTGCTTGGGACGAGGGCAGGAATGATTATAATGAACCTCCTCCAACAGCAGCGCAAGAGAGCATAGACCGTCCCAAAATTGTGCAAATCATTGTCCCGTACACATCTGGTCGTAATCAAGAGGATTGGGAATATACACAAGACGAATATTATCGAGCCCGAAAAATGCCATCTAATACAGAAAACTCAATTCTCAGTACAGTCACAGAGAACTATAATACTCCTAGCACAACTACAGAAGAATCAACACAAAGTGTGCCAGATAACTATGATGCAGAACGTATAAAAACAGCCGAGATACTTAACGATTTATACGATGTCAAAGAACCACCATTTGATATAATTAAATTGCAACACACGATTGATGATTGGACAGAACAAGAATATTCTGAGCATTACAAAACTCCACAAAGGACGCGTGGTTTTGAGAAATATGCTAAGCAGATTCCTGATGAATATTTTACGACTACAATGCCAACAAACTATGTTACTAGCAACGATTACAACTACGATTTTAATGACCACGAGGGTTCAAGCAGTATACAACATTCCGTGACGGAAGATCAAAATTATATTCCAAATTCACATAAACCACGCAAAGAGTACAATGTTATAGCTCGAAACCGAACTACACATAGCAATAGACAAGAGGAAAAGGCGAGGGAGATCGAAAAACTGCATATCTACACTGCGGCTTCCACTTTTAGAAGCACTACCACTACGCCCGCCCCTTGGGGTAAAATTCTAACTTCTATATCCCCTTTAACTAAAGAGAAGGTTTATGTTGTTACATCAAAACCGTGGCGAGACTCGCGGAATGTAACAAATGACTGGTATGCAGTAGAGTCGTTTGAATCTAAAAAGACTGACAACGATAACGTTGTGTCTGCTTCAGACAACTTGCCTTTTAAATCCCCTAGGTTTGTAAATAGACCCTCATTAGGATTTTCTTCCGAAGAAAGTAACTCTATGAAGTCAGATTCTTCATATGGCTTTTCTAAAAGCTGGTATCAGAGCA tAAATGATTTGGAGAATAGAGGTGCCAGCAGTAATATGACGTGGCCAGAAG gTCTTAACCGATACCACGACTGCAGATCTTCATAG